One Streptomyces hundungensis DNA segment encodes these proteins:
- the glgB gene encoding 1,4-alpha-glucan branching enzyme: protein MPLEEADPVTPRPARNSSEPAPGAAEPVTATKSAAKPSVKPAVKPAAKPAKAPPAPRKEAARRTASRGVRPGAPLSDTDRGRLLAGGHHDPHSLLGAHPVRGGIAFRALRPYARAVTVLGKGLRAELHDDGDGLFSGVLPLRNIPEYTLLVTYDDTEIEIQDPYRFLPSLGDLDLYLIGEGRHEELWTALGARPMAHQGVTGTRFTVWAPNAQGVRVTGDFSYWDGTAHPMRSLGSSGVWELFLPGVGDGALYKFDIMRPDGSHTLRADPMAQRTEVPPANASIVTESHHVWRDEAWMARRAARPVHEAPFSVYEVHLASWRPRLTYRQLADQLPAYVKDLGFTHVEFLPVAEHPYGGSWGYQVTGFYAPTSRMGTPDDFRFLVDALHEAGIGVLVDWVPAHFPKDDWALARFDGRTLYEHEDPLRAEHPDWGTLEFDYGRKEVRNFLVANATYWCEEFHVDGLRVDAVASMLYLDYSREDGEWSPNEHGGRENLDAVAFLQEMNATVYRRCPGVVTVAEESTAWDGVTRPTDQGGLGFGLKWNMGWMHDSLGYVQHEPVHRKYHHSEMTFSMVYAYSENYVLPISHDEVVHGKRSLVSKMPGDWWQQRATHRAYLGFMWAHPGKQLLFMGQEFAQGAEWSEGHGPDWWLLDPSYSAESDHRGVRDLVRDLNAVYAAEPALWERDTDPSGFSWVAGDAAEDNVFAFLRHDAQGTPLLSVSNFSPVVRAEYRLGVPDGPAAWQEVLNTDESRYGGGGVTNPDPLPPEPTPSHGRPLSLSLTLPPLATVWFRGV from the coding sequence ATGCCACTTGAGGAGGCAGACCCCGTGACCCCCCGCCCCGCCCGCAACTCCTCCGAACCCGCCCCCGGCGCCGCCGAGCCGGTGACCGCGACGAAGTCCGCGGCGAAGCCCTCCGTGAAGCCCGCCGTGAAGCCCGCGGCGAAGCCCGCCAAGGCGCCGCCCGCGCCGCGCAAGGAGGCCGCGCGCCGGACCGCGAGTCGTGGCGTACGGCCCGGGGCGCCCCTGTCCGACACCGACCGGGGGCGCCTGCTCGCGGGCGGCCACCACGATCCGCACTCCCTGCTCGGCGCGCACCCGGTGCGCGGCGGGATCGCCTTCCGGGCGCTGCGCCCGTACGCCCGGGCGGTGACCGTGCTCGGCAAGGGGCTGCGGGCCGAGCTGCACGACGACGGCGACGGCCTGTTCTCCGGGGTGCTGCCGCTGCGGAACATTCCCGAGTACACGCTGCTCGTGACCTATGACGACACCGAGATCGAGATCCAGGACCCGTACCGCTTCCTGCCCTCGCTCGGCGATCTCGACCTGTACTTGATCGGCGAGGGCCGGCACGAGGAGCTGTGGACGGCGCTGGGCGCCCGCCCGATGGCCCACCAGGGCGTCACCGGCACCCGGTTCACGGTGTGGGCGCCCAACGCCCAGGGGGTCAGGGTCACCGGCGACTTCAGCTACTGGGACGGCACCGCCCACCCCATGCGGTCGCTCGGCTCGTCCGGGGTGTGGGAGCTGTTCCTGCCCGGGGTCGGGGACGGCGCCCTGTACAAGTTCGACATCATGCGCCCCGACGGCAGCCACACCCTGCGGGCCGACCCGATGGCGCAGCGCACCGAGGTGCCGCCCGCCAACGCCTCGATCGTCACCGAGTCGCACCATGTGTGGCGGGACGAGGCGTGGATGGCGCGGCGGGCGGCGCGCCCGGTCCACGAGGCGCCGTTCTCCGTCTACGAGGTCCATCTGGCGTCCTGGCGCCCGCGCCTGACGTACCGTCAACTCGCGGACCAGCTCCCCGCCTACGTGAAGGACCTGGGCTTCACCCACGTGGAGTTCCTCCCCGTGGCGGAGCACCCCTACGGCGGCTCGTGGGGCTACCAGGTCACCGGCTTCTACGCCCCCACCTCCCGGATGGGCACGCCCGACGACTTCCGCTTCCTGGTGGACGCGCTGCACGAGGCGGGCATCGGGGTGCTCGTGGACTGGGTGCCCGCGCACTTCCCCAAGGACGACTGGGCGCTCGCGCGGTTCGACGGGCGCACCCTGTACGAGCACGAGGACCCGCTGCGCGCCGAGCACCCCGACTGGGGCACCCTCGAATTCGACTACGGCCGCAAGGAGGTCCGCAACTTCCTGGTGGCGAACGCGACGTACTGGTGCGAGGAGTTCCACGTCGACGGCCTGCGCGTGGACGCGGTGGCCTCGATGCTGTACCTGGACTACTCGCGCGAGGACGGCGAGTGGAGCCCCAACGAGCACGGCGGCCGGGAGAACCTCGACGCGGTGGCGTTCTTGCAGGAGATGAACGCGACGGTGTACCGGCGCTGCCCCGGCGTGGTGACCGTCGCCGAGGAGTCCACGGCCTGGGACGGCGTGACCCGGCCCACCGACCAAGGGGGCCTCGGCTTCGGCCTGAAGTGGAACATGGGCTGGATGCACGACTCGCTGGGCTACGTCCAGCACGAGCCGGTGCACCGCAAGTACCACCACAGCGAGATGACGTTCTCGATGGTGTACGCGTACAGCGAGAACTACGTCCTGCCGATCTCGCACGACGAGGTGGTCCACGGCAAGCGGTCCCTCGTCTCCAAGATGCCCGGCGACTGGTGGCAGCAGCGCGCCACCCACCGCGCCTATCTGGGCTTCATGTGGGCCCACCCCGGCAAGCAACTCCTGTTCATGGGCCAGGAGTTCGCGCAGGGCGCGGAGTGGTCGGAGGGCCACGGCCCGGACTGGTGGCTGCTCGACCCCTCCTACAGCGCGGAGTCGGACCACCGGGGCGTACGCGACCTGGTCCGCGACCTGAACGCGGTGTACGCGGCCGAGCCCGCCCTATGGGAGCGCGACACCGACCCGTCGGGCTTCTCGTGGGTGGCCGGTGACGCGGCCGAGGACAACGTCTTCGCGTTCCTCCGCCACGACGCGCAGGGCACGCCGCTCCTGTCGGTCTCCAACTTCTCCCCCGTCGTCCGGGCGGAGTACCGCCTGGGCGTCCCGGACGGCCCGGCCGCCTGGCAGGAAGTCCTGAACACGGACGAGTCCCGCTACGGCGGAGGCGGCGTCACCAACCCCGACCCCCTCCCCCCAGAACCCACCCCGTCCCACGGCCGCCCCCTATCCCTCTCCCTGACCCTGCCGCCGCTGGCGACGGTGTGGTTCCGGGGGGTGTGA
- a CDS encoding RHS repeat domain-containing protein has product MTAPAAGRAASGPLKVSVTDRGAAQRAGVDGLLLSVAPVDGKAKSGSARVEVNYSSFKGAFGGDWATRLRLVELPECALTTPQEAKCRVTKPVATTNDIKTNTLSATVTVSSAPASGHGKALTAQSANSAGPMVLAATAETVGPTGDYKATPLQASGSWTGGGSSGAFNWNYPINVPSVPGGLQPTVSLGYNSQSVDGRTAASNNQTSWLGDGWDWAPGFIERRYKSCDDDKTGGTNTTKVGDECWFNDNATMSLGGKSTELVYDKDKGGWHASDESGAKIEKLTGASNGDNDGEHWKVTTADGTQYFFGLNHLPGWKDASTPATNSAWTVPVFGNQPGEPCYNASFASAWCQQAWRWQLDYVVDPHGDAMAYYWNTETNNYGRNVSDTTGKSTVTSYVRGGWLDHIDYGLRADSVYSARAMGQVKFDVTERCLTACASFDETNAKNWPDTPFDLYCKDGATECKSQYAPSFWSRKRLATITTKVLTGGAYKNVDSWALKQDFPTGQPGQDPAAGDGISTPMWLKSITRTGFDASGASVSLPPVTFAGVQRPNRVDKLGDGLAPFVRLRLYQITTESGGTIAVTYSDPDCTASTLPPADATNTTRCYPVKWAFEGETAKQDWFNSYVVTQVLEGDNLASTPDKVTSYSYLDGAAWAKDTDEFTKAEDRGYSVARGYGRVQARTGAANDARTLSEERYFRGLDGAAVKDSAGDAVTDRPEFAGMKREEATYNGDDTSKLVSATSYTPWRSDVTASRPRTGLPDLTARFTGTSEETKRTTVTGGVRKTKTTRGFDEYGMVTSESDTGDVDKSGDEKCVTTEYARNKDKWILDAISRTRTVAVPCGTTPGTGDVVDDVRKYYDNGALGAGPMQGDITKSERISGSGDGYDTVTSVTGYDIYGRELSSTDAYGKPTSTAYTPATGEVPTKKAVTNTLGHVVTASLDPLRGQTTQSTDANGKVTTSTYDALGRLAKVWLPTRSAAVYPDSPNYAYDYLIRNDGPTVVTTKALDENAKYKTSYAFYDGMLRPVQTQQSSRETLGTASAKRLVTETLYDTRGLAWRSSGTYVADGSAEPVLVTGQELKYPASTDTEYDGAGRPTAVIFKKFGDETKRTTTSYTGDTTTVVPPQGGVASTTVTDALGRKTELKEYTDAARTHSQSTTYSYNKLGRLAEVTDPSGAKWTYVYDVRGRQIQTDDPDKGTVKTTFDQGDRATDVTDARGVTLHTDYDALGRKTALKNGTTVLSSWTYDTVAKGQLSKATRYVDGQAYETAITSYNSLNQPVNTQVTIPAAEGALAGTYKWTTSYDLNTGKELWTKQPALGDLPAETVTTKYDANSGQPKMVGAGSDPLLADVTYDYYGRGTIEKYGSFGQQVTLSNAYDDHTSALTDTYVDKDTAPQRVEDSHYKYDQTGNVTSISTSYGQDATRTTDNQCFAMDGLLRITNAWTAKTDCSTAPSDATVGGPDAYWSSYSYDALGNRQTETQHKTASGPVADTVRAYGAPTAGKHDLPKVTQSGTNPHEETYAYDKAGNTTSRSTATAGPQSLTWDAEGHLATVTQNGAASSYLYDTEGQRLERKDSTGATLYLPDGNELLLTKTGSVTGTRYYSVGGKTMAARSGGKLSFLVSDPHGTNTTQITADSAQTVSRRKSTIFGAARGDQAALWAGDKGFVGGTKDADAGLIHLGARDYDPLLGRFISVDPLFVSDDPRQFNPYAYSNNNPVSFSDPTGTQTEECRSGMYTCETGSHGTKVTGFGANYEYQVEVAGGTLAPSYVAAKQRVQRACSKDPDCKSSNGGRILFDKESVQRDAETKREAEKKQRENSGFWGHGFGGWVKKMTKNAWDGSVEWVKNHKTTLVGVLAGVGCGIAIASVAAAGACVFIAGSVVGVSAWQYSHPGSTDTDEAAGYIAQGTAGASAGAVPGSSVRNLVVGYLGRRAEAAAAATAAMLAKKAEDEFYRHYM; this is encoded by the coding sequence GTGACAGCGCCTGCCGCGGGCCGCGCCGCCTCGGGGCCGCTGAAGGTGTCGGTGACGGACCGTGGTGCCGCACAGCGAGCGGGTGTGGACGGCCTGTTGCTTTCCGTCGCTCCAGTTGACGGCAAGGCCAAGTCGGGTTCCGCGCGGGTCGAGGTCAACTACTCCTCGTTCAAAGGCGCGTTCGGCGGGGACTGGGCGACCAGGCTGAGGCTGGTCGAGCTCCCGGAGTGCGCGCTGACCACTCCGCAAGAGGCCAAGTGCCGCGTCACCAAGCCGGTTGCGACCACGAACGACATCAAGACGAACACGTTGAGCGCGACTGTCACGGTCTCCTCGGCGCCCGCGTCCGGCCACGGCAAGGCACTGACCGCGCAGAGCGCCAACTCGGCCGGGCCCATGGTCCTGGCCGCGACGGCCGAGACTGTCGGTCCGACCGGAGACTACAAGGCAACTCCCTTGCAGGCGTCCGGTTCGTGGACCGGTGGCGGCTCGTCGGGCGCGTTCAACTGGAACTACCCGATCAACGTGCCCTCCGTCCCGGGCGGGCTTCAGCCGACGGTGTCCCTGGGCTACAACTCGCAGTCCGTTGACGGCCGTACGGCGGCCTCGAACAACCAGACCTCGTGGCTGGGTGACGGCTGGGACTGGGCGCCGGGGTTCATCGAGCGGCGCTACAAGTCGTGCGACGACGACAAGACCGGCGGCACGAACACGACCAAGGTCGGTGACGAGTGCTGGTTCAACGACAACGCCACCATGTCACTCGGTGGCAAGTCGACCGAGCTGGTCTACGACAAGGACAAGGGGGGCTGGCACGCCTCCGACGAGTCCGGGGCGAAGATCGAGAAGCTCACCGGTGCGAGCAACGGTGACAATGACGGGGAACACTGGAAGGTCACCACGGCCGACGGCACCCAGTACTTCTTCGGCCTGAACCACTTGCCCGGGTGGAAGGACGCCTCGACGCCGGCGACCAACTCTGCCTGGACGGTACCGGTGTTCGGCAACCAGCCCGGTGAACCCTGCTACAACGCGAGCTTCGCGTCGGCCTGGTGCCAGCAGGCCTGGCGTTGGCAACTGGACTACGTCGTCGATCCTCACGGGGACGCGATGGCGTACTACTGGAACACCGAGACCAACAACTACGGGCGCAACGTCTCGGACACAACAGGAAAGTCCACCGTCACGAGCTATGTGCGCGGCGGCTGGCTGGACCACATCGACTACGGTCTGCGCGCGGACAGCGTGTACAGCGCAAGGGCCATGGGGCAGGTCAAGTTCGATGTCACCGAGCGTTGCTTGACAGCCTGTGCCAGCTTCGACGAGACGAACGCCAAGAACTGGCCCGACACACCGTTCGACCTGTACTGCAAGGACGGCGCGACGGAGTGCAAGTCCCAGTACGCGCCGAGCTTCTGGTCGCGCAAGCGGCTCGCCACGATCACGACCAAGGTGCTGACCGGCGGCGCCTACAAGAACGTCGACTCCTGGGCGCTGAAGCAGGACTTCCCCACGGGCCAACCGGGTCAGGATCCGGCCGCCGGCGACGGCATCTCCACGCCGATGTGGCTGAAGTCGATCACTCGGACGGGCTTCGACGCCAGTGGGGCATCGGTCTCCCTCCCGCCCGTCACCTTCGCAGGCGTCCAGCGCCCCAACCGGGTCGACAAGCTGGGTGACGGCCTGGCGCCCTTCGTCCGGCTGCGGCTCTACCAGATCACGACGGAGTCCGGCGGGACCATAGCGGTCACCTACTCCGACCCCGACTGCACGGCCTCCACTCTGCCGCCGGCGGACGCTACGAACACCACGCGCTGCTACCCGGTGAAGTGGGCGTTCGAGGGCGAGACGGCCAAGCAGGACTGGTTCAACTCCTATGTGGTGACGCAGGTGTTGGAGGGCGACAACCTCGCATCCACCCCCGACAAGGTCACTTCCTACTCGTATCTCGACGGCGCGGCCTGGGCCAAGGACACCGACGAGTTCACGAAGGCGGAGGATCGCGGCTATTCCGTCGCACGGGGTTACGGCCGGGTGCAGGCCCGGACCGGCGCCGCCAACGACGCGAGGACGCTGTCCGAGGAGCGGTACTTCCGGGGCCTCGACGGCGCTGCGGTGAAGGACTCGGCCGGCGACGCGGTCACGGACCGGCCGGAGTTCGCCGGGATGAAGCGTGAGGAGGCCACCTACAACGGCGACGACACCAGCAAGCTCGTCTCCGCCACCTCGTACACGCCGTGGCGCTCGGACGTGACCGCTTCCCGGCCCCGCACCGGTCTGCCCGACCTCACGGCGCGCTTCACCGGCACTTCGGAAGAGACCAAGCGCACCACGGTCACCGGCGGAGTGCGGAAGACGAAGACCACACGTGGTTTCGACGAGTACGGCATGGTCACCAGTGAGTCGGACACCGGCGATGTGGACAAGTCCGGTGACGAGAAGTGCGTGACCACCGAGTACGCCCGCAACAAGGACAAGTGGATCCTTGACGCGATCTCCCGCACCCGGACGGTCGCCGTTCCGTGCGGCACGACCCCCGGCACCGGCGACGTCGTCGACGACGTGCGCAAGTACTACGACAACGGTGCTTTGGGAGCTGGTCCCATGCAGGGGGACATCACCAAGAGTGAGCGGATCAGCGGCAGCGGTGACGGCTACGACACGGTCACTTCCGTGACGGGCTACGACATCTACGGTCGCGAACTGAGCTCCACCGACGCCTACGGGAAGCCCACGAGCACGGCGTACACACCGGCCACGGGGGAGGTGCCCACGAAGAAGGCGGTCACCAACACCCTGGGGCATGTGGTGACGGCCTCCCTCGACCCGCTGCGCGGACAGACCACCCAGAGCACGGACGCCAACGGGAAGGTCACGACGTCCACATACGACGCGCTGGGCCGTCTGGCCAAGGTGTGGCTGCCGACCCGCTCGGCCGCCGTCTACCCGGACTCGCCCAACTACGCATACGACTACCTGATCCGCAACGACGGTCCGACCGTCGTCACGACCAAGGCGCTCGACGAGAACGCGAAGTACAAGACGAGCTACGCGTTCTACGACGGCATGCTGCGACCGGTCCAGACCCAGCAGTCGTCCCGTGAGACGCTCGGAACCGCCTCGGCCAAGAGGCTGGTGACCGAGACGCTGTACGACACGCGCGGCCTGGCCTGGCGCTCTTCGGGTACGTACGTGGCCGACGGCAGTGCCGAGCCCGTTCTGGTGACCGGCCAGGAGCTGAAGTACCCGGCTTCGACCGACACGGAGTACGACGGCGCCGGCCGTCCAACGGCCGTCATCTTCAAGAAGTTCGGTGACGAGACCAAGCGGACCACCACCAGCTACACCGGCGACACCACCACCGTCGTTCCGCCCCAGGGCGGAGTGGCCAGCACCACGGTGACCGATGCGCTGGGCCGCAAGACCGAGCTCAAGGAATACACGGACGCGGCACGGACCCACTCCCAGTCCACCACCTACAGCTACAACAAGCTCGGTCGCCTCGCCGAGGTCACCGACCCTTCCGGCGCCAAGTGGACGTACGTCTATGACGTCCGGGGTCGCCAAATCCAGACGGACGACCCCGACAAGGGCACCGTCAAGACGACCTTCGACCAGGGCGACCGGGCTACGGACGTCACCGACGCCCGCGGTGTCACGCTGCACACCGACTACGACGCGCTCGGTCGCAAGACGGCGCTGAAGAACGGCACCACCGTGCTGTCGTCGTGGACGTACGACACCGTCGCCAAGGGGCAGTTGTCCAAGGCCACGAGGTACGTCGACGGCCAGGCCTACGAGACCGCCATCACGAGCTACAACTCGCTCAACCAGCCGGTGAACACCCAGGTGACCATCCCGGCGGCCGAAGGCGCGCTGGCCGGCACCTACAAGTGGACGACGTCGTACGACCTCAACACCGGTAAGGAGCTGTGGACGAAGCAGCCCGCTCTGGGCGACCTGCCGGCCGAGACGGTCACCACCAAGTACGACGCGAATTCCGGTCAGCCGAAGATGGTGGGGGCCGGCAGTGACCCTTTGCTGGCTGACGTCACCTATGACTACTACGGGCGCGGCACCATCGAGAAGTACGGCTCGTTCGGGCAGCAGGTGACCCTCTCGAACGCCTACGACGACCACACGAGCGCGCTGACGGACACGTACGTCGACAAGGACACCGCACCGCAGCGGGTGGAGGACAGCCACTACAAGTACGACCAAACCGGGAACGTCACCTCCATCTCGACGTCCTACGGCCAGGACGCGACGCGCACGACGGACAACCAGTGCTTCGCCATGGACGGTCTGTTGCGGATCACGAACGCGTGGACCGCGAAGACCGATTGCTCCACGGCACCGTCGGATGCGACGGTCGGGGGTCCGGACGCCTACTGGTCGTCATACAGCTACGACGCGCTGGGCAACCGCCAGACGGAGACGCAGCACAAGACCGCTTCCGGGCCGGTCGCCGACACGGTTCGCGCCTACGGGGCGCCGACTGCGGGCAAGCACGATCTGCCCAAGGTCACGCAGAGTGGGACCAACCCGCACGAGGAGACCTACGCCTACGACAAGGCGGGCAACACCACGTCCCGCTCCACCGCCACCGCGGGACCCCAGAGCCTGACCTGGGACGCCGAAGGGCACCTGGCCACGGTCACGCAGAACGGGGCCGCCAGCTCCTATCTGTACGACACCGAGGGCCAGCGCCTGGAGCGAAAGGACTCCACCGGGGCCACGCTGTACCTGCCGGACGGCAACGAACTGCTCCTCACCAAGACGGGTTCCGTCACCGGTACGCGCTACTACAGCGTCGGCGGGAAGACGATGGCGGCCCGCTCCGGCGGCAAGCTGTCCTTCCTGGTCTCCGACCCGCACGGCACCAACACCACTCAGATCACGGCGGACAGTGCCCAGACCGTCTCGCGGCGCAAGTCCACGATCTTCGGTGCGGCGCGCGGTGATCAAGCCGCTCTGTGGGCCGGTGACAAGGGCTTCGTCGGCGGTACCAAGGACGCGGACGCGGGCCTCATCCACCTCGGGGCCCGAGACTACGACCCGCTGCTCGGCCGCTTCATCTCGGTCGACCCGCTGTTCGTTAGTGACGATCCGCGCCAGTTCAACCCGTACGCGTACAGCAACAACAACCCGGTCAGCTTCTCGGACCCTACGGGTACGCAGACGGAAGAGTGCCGGAGCGGGATGTACACCTGCGAGACCGGCAGCCACGGGACCAAGGTGACGGGCTTCGGAGCGAACTACGAGTACCAGGTTGAGGTCGCGGGTGGGACCCTGGCTCCGTCGTACGTGGCTGCCAAGCAGCGCGTGCAGCGGGCCTGCTCCAAAGACCCTGACTGCAAGAGTTCGAATGGTGGCCGCATCCTTTTCGATAAGGAGAGCGTTCAGCGAGACGCCGAAACGAAAAGGGAGGCTGAGAAGAAGCAGCGAGAGAACTCGGGGTTCTGGGGTCACGGGTTTGGCGGCTGGGTCAAGAAAATGACCAAGAACGCATGGGACGGTTCTGTCGAGTGGGTCAAAAACCATAAGACCACCCTTGTGGGTGTTCTTGCAGGCGTCGGTTGCGGGATCGCGATCGCAAGTGTTGCGGCAGCAGGGGCCTGTGTCTTCATTGCCGGATCCGTAGTTGGCGTGAGTGCATGGCAATACAGTCACCCTGGTTCAACTGACACTGACGAGGCAGCGGGATACATTGCGCAGGGCACGGCGGGAGCTTCGGCTGGCGCGGTCCCGGGAAGTAGTGTCAGGAATCTCGTCGTTGGCTACCTGGGCAGACGGGCAGAGGCGGCTGCTGCTGCGACCGCAGCCATGCTGGCCAAGAAGGCAGAGGATGAATTCTATCGACACTACATGTAA